One window of Alkaliphilus metalliredigens QYMF genomic DNA carries:
- a CDS encoding glycoside hydrolase family 43 protein encodes MTIHNPILTGFNPDPSICRVGEDYYIGVSTFEWFPGVGIYHSKDLKNWYLAARPLNRISQLNMVGNPDSGGIWAPQLSHSDGKYWLIYTDVKVVDGQWKDCHNYLVNCESIDGEWSDPIYLNSSGFDPSLFHDEDGKKYLVNMLWDHRVGNHNFYGIVLQEYSVEKQKLVGKKDIIFKGTDLKLTEAPHLYKMNGYYYLLTAEGGTKYDHAATIARSKDLRGPYEVHPKNPLLTSWAYPRNPLQKSGHASIVTTHTDEWFLVHLTGRPLPKADQPLLDHRGYCPLGRETAIQRMEWENDWPYVVGGNQPSLEIKGPNMEEVKWEKGHEEKDDFDTEILNHHFQTLRIPLGENILSLKHNPGHLRLYGRESLTSKFTQAFVARRWQHFNFTAETKVAFNPESFQQSAGLVNYYNTQNWTSIQISWQEDKGRILELMTCDNFTFAQPLRANEIVIPDHVDYVHLRVEVKTSTYEYGYSFDGHNWITIPVEFYSYKLSDDYIQGGGFFTGAFVGMQCQDTSGANQYADFDYFIYKEGKEVMER; translated from the coding sequence ATAACGATTCATAATCCAATTTTGACAGGATTTAATCCTGATCCAAGCATTTGTCGAGTAGGGGAAGATTATTATATTGGAGTTTCTACTTTTGAATGGTTTCCCGGTGTTGGAATTTATCACTCTAAGGATTTGAAAAACTGGTATTTGGCTGCAAGGCCTTTAAATAGAATAAGTCAATTGAATATGGTAGGGAATCCTGATTCTGGTGGAATTTGGGCACCTCAGCTTTCTCACAGTGATGGAAAATATTGGTTGATTTATACCGATGTAAAGGTTGTAGATGGACAATGGAAAGATTGCCATAATTATCTTGTTAACTGTGAATCTATCGATGGAGAATGGTCTGATCCCATTTATTTAAACAGTTCAGGCTTTGATCCATCGCTATTTCATGATGAAGACGGGAAAAAGTACTTAGTGAACATGCTTTGGGATCACCGTGTTGGCAATCACAATTTTTATGGTATCGTACTTCAAGAATATAGCGTTGAAAAACAGAAGCTCGTTGGGAAAAAGGATATTATTTTTAAAGGAACTGATTTAAAGCTTACAGAAGCGCCTCATTTATATAAAATGAATGGCTACTATTACCTCTTAACGGCAGAAGGTGGCACTAAATATGATCATGCGGCTACCATTGCTCGATCTAAAGATTTGAGGGGACCCTATGAGGTACATCCTAAAAACCCCCTGCTAACTTCATGGGCCTATCCCCGCAACCCACTTCAGAAGTCTGGGCATGCGTCTATTGTAACCACTCATACAGATGAGTGGTTTTTAGTCCATTTAACTGGGAGACCATTACCAAAGGCAGATCAGCCTTTACTGGATCATCGTGGATACTGTCCACTTGGAAGAGAAACTGCAATTCAAAGAATGGAATGGGAAAATGATTGGCCTTATGTAGTAGGTGGTAACCAGCCATCCCTTGAAATTAAAGGACCAAATATGGAAGAAGTGAAATGGGAGAAAGGCCATGAGGAGAAAGATGATTTTGATACTGAAATTTTAAATCATCATTTTCAAACATTGCGTATCCCATTAGGCGAGAATATCCTTTCTTTAAAACATAATCCTGGACATTTAAGATTATATGGAAGAGAATCGCTGACATCAAAGTTCACACAAGCTTTTGTAGCAAGACGTTGGCAGCATTTTAACTTTACTGCCGAGACAAAGGTTGCTTTTAATCCAGAGTCTTTTCAGCAATCGGCAGGATTAGTAAATTATTATAATACACAAAACTGGACATCAATTCAAATTTCATGGCAAGAAGACAAGGGAAGAATCCTTGAACTGATGACCTGTGATAACTTTACATTTGCTCAACCGCTTCGAGCAAATGAGATTGTGATACCAGACCATGTTGACTATGTGCACCTTCGTGTTGAGGTAAAAACAAGTACATATGAATACGGATATTCCTTTGATGGTCATAACTGGATCACAATTCCTGTTGAATTTTACTCCTACAAGCTTTCAGATGATTATATTCAAGGAGGTGGGTTCTTTACTGGGGCATTTGTGGGTATGCAGTGTCAAGATACTTCAGGGGCAAATCAATATGCTGACTTTGATTACTTCATCTATAAAGAAGGAAAAGAAGTAATGGAAAGATAA
- a CDS encoding carbohydrate ABC transporter permease — MKSVIENRKTTLTANKPTLRSSKHSLWQRLTKGMLYAVLILLAIIQIFPLVWLLFFSLKNNQEVFNTPPLSFPTSPKWENYVKVWTEGNIGTYFFNSVWITVVAVVITVLLASFVTFAITRMKWKYKNFVLGLFMVGLMIPVHSTLIPLFSFFVKVNLMDNPLSIILTYIAFNLPLTIMILLGFYYALPREIEEAAIMDGCSIHRMFFKIILPMTAPVMATTAIINMIYNWNEFVFVNTFISSDKYKTLTVGIQNFIGQYSTDWGAIGATLMISILPILLAFFVLSNRIVEGITSGSVKG; from the coding sequence ATGAAGAGTGTAATAGAAAATAGAAAGACAACGCTAACTGCTAATAAACCAACACTAAGATCTTCTAAACATTCGTTATGGCAGCGTTTAACTAAAGGGATGCTATATGCAGTATTGATTTTGTTGGCAATAATTCAAATTTTTCCTTTAGTTTGGTTACTATTTTTTTCATTAAAAAATAATCAGGAAGTTTTTAATACACCACCATTATCTTTTCCAACGAGTCCTAAGTGGGAAAATTATGTAAAGGTTTGGACTGAGGGAAATATTGGCACTTACTTTTTCAACAGTGTATGGATTACGGTAGTTGCGGTTGTCATAACAGTTTTGTTGGCAAGTTTTGTGACATTCGCCATTACACGTATGAAATGGAAGTATAAAAATTTTGTTCTAGGATTATTTATGGTAGGGTTAATGATCCCTGTACATTCGACATTAATTCCATTGTTTAGCTTTTTTGTAAAAGTGAATTTAATGGATAATCCATTGTCAATTATTTTAACTTATATTGCTTTCAATCTTCCCCTTACGATTATGATATTGCTTGGATTTTATTATGCTTTACCACGTGAGATCGAAGAAGCGGCAATTATGGATGGATGTTCCATCCATCGGATGTTTTTCAAAATAATATTACCAATGACTGCGCCTGTCATGGCAACCACTGCTATTATTAACATGATCTATAATTGGAATGAATTTGTTTTTGTGAATACATTTATTAGTTCAGATAAATATAAAACATTAACAGTTGGGATTCAGAATTTTATAGGACAATATTCAACTGACTGGGGAGCAATTGGAGCCACGCTTATGATTAGCATATTACCAATTTTATTGGCATTTTTTGTTTTAAGTAATCGTATTGTTGAAGGTATAACATCTGGGTCGGTAAAAGGATAA
- a CDS encoding carbohydrate ABC transporter permease: MDKVMSDKKIIALYVLPALVVIMTLVYSPIVMTGYYGLMKWDGIGKMEFIGLANYTRLLSDSMFWQSAYHSFLLAVFSVISLGGYLLISLILAGKIKGANLLRKIYLIPMLLSSVAIAQLWLRIYHPTNGVINSVLTSLGTENIPLWLADPDIVLYSIFIAIIWQYAGFYILIYYAALKNIPESLIEAARIDGATPWQIAYKIKIPLIANVIKVTIVLAVVGSLKYFDLIYVMTNGGPNGASEVMASYMYKQAFRTYDFGYGSAIGFFLLLICLVVTWVIRKLTASEEEIQY; the protein is encoded by the coding sequence ATGGATAAAGTCATGTCCGATAAAAAGATTATTGCACTGTACGTACTTCCAGCACTAGTCGTAATTATGACTTTAGTGTATAGCCCCATTGTAATGACTGGTTATTATGGATTGATGAAATGGGATGGTATAGGAAAGATGGAGTTCATTGGTTTAGCAAATTACACTAGACTACTATCGGATTCTATGTTTTGGCAAAGTGCATATCATTCATTTTTACTTGCTGTATTTTCTGTCATTAGTTTGGGTGGATATTTATTAATTTCACTGATTCTGGCAGGAAAAATTAAAGGAGCAAATTTGTTAAGAAAAATTTATTTAATTCCGATGCTACTTTCTTCAGTAGCGATTGCTCAACTTTGGCTAAGAATTTATCATCCTACCAACGGTGTAATTAATAGTGTTCTTACTTCTCTAGGAACTGAAAATATTCCATTGTGGTTAGCAGATCCAGATATTGTTTTATACTCAATATTTATCGCTATCATATGGCAGTATGCAGGTTTTTACATTTTGATCTATTACGCAGCACTAAAGAATATTCCCGAATCATTAATAGAAGCTGCTAGGATTGATGGTGCAACACCATGGCAGATTGCTTACAAAATTAAAATACCGTTAATTGCTAATGTTATTAAGGTAACAATCGTTCTAGCTGTAGTAGGATCACTTAAATACTTTGATTTAATTTATGTAATGACAAATGGAGGTCCTAACGGAGCCAGTGAAGTGATGGCATCGTATATGTATAAACAAGCATTCCGCACATATGATTTCGGGTATGGAAGTGCAATTGGCTTCTTTTTATTATTGATTTGCTTGGTTGTCACTTGGGTAATCCGAAAATTAACTGCTTCGGAGGAAGAAATACAATACTAG
- a CDS encoding extracellular solute-binding protein, with amino-acid sequence MTKKTYSLIFLCTMFFLLVVTGCSSSEDTSSGSEQGSDSIENVTINFMHLWPAGSSRQQNMIVNEIIEEYQTANPHVKIVQEVLENEQYKTKLQVISASNELPDVGMTWPAGFMEPYVKGNRFTPLDDLLKGGLKESFVAGTTEAYAVDGKTYAFPLELNIVPLYYNKSIFAEYNLEVPETYEDFKHVVKTLVDNNVVPIALGNKDRWTGSLWYMYLADRLGGPEILTNAINRSGTFEDESLVKAAEEVQTLVDMNAFVRGFNGLSNDEGKSEFLNEKAAMYLMGSWELPNFTTNEEIPQEFRDNVGYFKFPTVEGGKGDIDSWVGGPGVGLFVAENSSVKEESKKFVKFFVESWGEQAVVRAGVTPATAVDTTALELPQLYIDVLNDLGRASNMTLFADVQMSAAVAETHLNMIQSLFGNQVTPEDYAKRHEEALAVEGN; translated from the coding sequence ATGACAAAGAAAACGTATTCATTGATTTTTTTATGTACTATGTTTTTTCTGCTTGTAGTAACGGGGTGCTCTAGCTCTGAGGATACTAGCAGTGGGAGTGAGCAAGGCAGTGACTCAATTGAAAACGTAACCATTAACTTCATGCATCTGTGGCCAGCGGGGAGTTCAAGACAGCAAAATATGATTGTTAATGAAATCATTGAAGAATATCAAACTGCAAATCCGCATGTAAAAATTGTGCAAGAAGTGTTAGAAAATGAGCAGTACAAAACCAAGTTACAAGTTATCTCAGCTTCAAATGAGCTACCTGATGTGGGTATGACCTGGCCAGCTGGGTTCATGGAGCCCTATGTAAAAGGAAATCGTTTCACACCATTAGATGATCTTTTAAAGGGTGGGCTTAAAGAATCCTTTGTTGCAGGTACTACAGAAGCCTACGCAGTCGATGGGAAAACATATGCGTTTCCACTTGAATTAAATATTGTACCTCTTTATTATAATAAATCAATTTTTGCCGAATATAATCTGGAAGTTCCTGAAACATACGAAGACTTTAAACACGTTGTGAAAACCCTTGTAGATAATAATGTTGTACCAATTGCACTTGGCAACAAAGACCGCTGGACCGGTTCATTGTGGTACATGTACCTTGCAGACCGTCTTGGTGGACCAGAAATACTAACCAATGCAATTAATCGTAGTGGGACCTTTGAAGATGAGAGTTTAGTTAAGGCTGCTGAAGAGGTTCAAACTTTAGTTGATATGAACGCTTTTGTTAGAGGATTCAATGGATTATCTAATGATGAAGGGAAATCTGAATTTCTAAATGAAAAAGCAGCAATGTACTTAATGGGTTCTTGGGAATTGCCTAATTTTACAACTAACGAGGAAATACCACAAGAATTTAGAGATAATGTTGGCTACTTTAAGTTCCCAACAGTTGAAGGTGGTAAAGGAGATATTGATAGTTGGGTTGGAGGACCTGGTGTAGGCTTATTCGTTGCCGAAAACTCATCAGTAAAAGAAGAGTCGAAAAAATTCGTGAAATTCTTTGTTGAAAGTTGGGGAGAGCAAGCTGTTGTGAGAGCTGGTGTCACCCCTGCAACAGCTGTGGATACCACAGCATTAGAATTGCCACAATTATATATTGATGTTTTAAATGATTTAGGCAGAGCAAGTAATATGACCCTTTTTGCAGATGTACAAATGAGTGCCGCTGTAGCGGAAACACATTTAAACATGATTCAATCCCTTTTTGGAAACCAGGTTACACCAGAAGATTATGCTAAAAGGCATGAGGAAGCCCTTGCAGTAGAAGGAAATTGA
- a CDS encoding response regulator transcription factor, whose amino-acid sequence MMHSKTILIVDDEPRTRQGLKKTIGIWSEGKYEIICAASAKEAIDVLEQQRVHLLITDICMPETSGLKMLEQLNMKKHKLVVIILSGFSEFDYAQQAIRLGVVNYLLKPINKHKLIESVEKAMEVEANQERVGKIEKLVDGKLLNIRSENYRIQSPIKEALRFVDENGRGQLSLRDVANHVHLNSSYLSVLFKEQTNLTFSEYMTRRRLENAKNLLMSTDLTIDEIAHEVGYQTAKYFIKLFKEFEGVTPSRFRKSNNDNPIQ is encoded by the coding sequence ATGATGCATTCTAAGACTATTTTGATCGTTGATGATGAACCAAGGACGAGGCAAGGTTTGAAGAAAACAATTGGAATATGGTCGGAAGGGAAATATGAAATTATATGTGCAGCAAGTGCAAAGGAAGCAATTGATGTTCTAGAGCAGCAAAGGGTTCATCTCTTAATAACGGATATTTGTATGCCTGAAACTTCTGGATTAAAGATGCTAGAACAGTTAAATATGAAAAAACACAAATTAGTTGTGATCATTCTATCAGGGTTTTCGGAATTTGATTACGCACAGCAAGCTATTCGATTAGGTGTCGTTAACTATTTACTCAAGCCAATAAATAAGCATAAGTTAATTGAATCTGTAGAAAAGGCAATGGAGGTAGAGGCAAACCAGGAGAGAGTGGGAAAGATAGAAAAATTGGTTGATGGAAAGTTATTGAACATTAGAAGTGAAAATTATCGAATTCAATCTCCTATAAAAGAAGCACTTCGTTTCGTAGATGAAAATGGTAGAGGTCAATTAAGCTTAAGAGATGTAGCTAATCACGTGCATTTGAATTCTAGCTATTTAAGCGTGCTATTTAAAGAACAGACAAATTTAACATTTAGTGAATATATGACCCGTCGTAGGTTGGAGAATGCCAAGAACCTATTGATGTCAACGGATTTAACGATAGATGAAATCGCCCATGAGGTTGGTTACCAGACTGCGAAATATTTTATCAAACTATTTAAAGAATTTGAAGGCGTCACACCTAGTCGTTTTAGAAAATCAAATAATGATAATCCAATCCAATAA
- a CDS encoding sensor histidine kinase produces MSSLLKSNAEIQIQETTIQVSERVDTLYRQIDIISRQVITDSYVQQLLLDEVEGKTASFDQRQALMQVVNRYQAYSDGIHSFELYLRDYKRIFPLNGMVLPSRVDEKWIEQAKDAKGKLVWIGRDPKDPNLYLGIRQVSLIDRWFSNGGYLLTRIDENYFRLKDESKTGKDNEYMVIVDQKNSPVFSNYYGDIEEIVMENQKNVNINEANYIVVKKKSALTGWTAVILTPVNTLMNGLSVLRAAIIFSGIAGFSIFFFFSFILSIMITRPILNLIRTMQIAKLGGLKPIAESASTVELVELNKTYNQLVENTNHLMEVVYEKELCLRQAELKALQAQINPHFLYNTLEALYWSLEEKGEELAEVVVAMSDLFRYTISGPKVEQEWVLVKEELEHVERYLQVMKMRFGDRLTWYVSSPSDCNVKIPKLLIQPLVENAILHGVGNKNGQGTVSVIVEDFKLHSRLVIKVIDDGPGIEVDALYSIMQSLKFGRVASIKEKGMAIANVHKRLKLYYKDDEGSGLSIESKVNQGTCVTFEIPY; encoded by the coding sequence GTGTCAAGTCTATTGAAAAGTAATGCAGAAATACAAATACAAGAAACAACTATACAAGTCAGTGAAAGAGTAGATACCCTCTATCGTCAAATTGATATAATTTCGAGACAGGTAATAACAGATTCCTATGTGCAGCAATTGTTATTAGATGAGGTTGAGGGCAAAACGGCTAGCTTTGATCAACGACAAGCTCTTATGCAAGTGGTAAATCGTTATCAAGCTTACTCGGACGGAATTCATTCCTTTGAACTATATTTGAGAGATTATAAAAGAATTTTTCCATTAAATGGGATGGTATTACCTAGCCGAGTTGATGAAAAATGGATAGAACAAGCAAAGGATGCAAAAGGAAAACTCGTCTGGATTGGTAGGGATCCAAAGGATCCAAATTTGTATTTAGGCATTAGGCAAGTCAGTTTAATAGATCGTTGGTTTTCTAATGGCGGCTATTTATTAACGCGCATAGATGAAAATTATTTTCGTTTGAAAGATGAATCTAAAACAGGAAAAGATAATGAGTATATGGTTATTGTCGATCAAAAGAATTCTCCTGTTTTTTCTAACTATTATGGTGATATTGAAGAAATTGTTATGGAAAATCAAAAAAATGTCAACATAAATGAAGCAAATTACATTGTGGTGAAGAAGAAATCAGCTTTAACCGGATGGACAGCAGTGATCTTAACCCCAGTGAACACTCTAATGAATGGTCTTTCTGTTCTTCGTGCTGCCATTATATTTTCAGGTATCGCAGGTTTTTCCATTTTTTTCTTTTTTTCTTTTATCCTTTCAATTATGATTACGCGACCTATTTTAAATCTAATTAGAACGATGCAGATTGCTAAGCTAGGAGGACTAAAGCCGATTGCAGAGAGTGCATCTACTGTCGAACTTGTAGAGTTAAACAAAACCTATAATCAATTGGTTGAAAATACAAATCATTTAATGGAGGTTGTGTATGAAAAAGAACTGTGTCTTAGGCAAGCAGAGCTAAAAGCTTTACAAGCGCAAATTAACCCGCATTTTCTATATAACACATTAGAAGCACTGTATTGGTCTCTAGAGGAAAAAGGAGAAGAACTAGCAGAGGTTGTGGTTGCGATGTCTGACTTGTTCCGCTATACAATAAGTGGTCCTAAAGTAGAGCAAGAGTGGGTATTGGTAAAAGAGGAGCTCGAACATGTGGAACGATATCTGCAGGTTATGAAAATGAGATTCGGAGATCGATTAACATGGTATGTTTCATCACCATCTGATTGTAACGTGAAAATTCCAAAGTTACTGATACAACCACTTGTAGAGAATGCGATATTGCATGGTGTAGGAAACAAGAACGGGCAAGGTACTGTATCGGTCATTGTGGAGGATTTTAAATTGCACTCTAGGTTAGTAATTAAAGTAATTGATGATGGACCCGGAATAGAGGTAGATGCTCTTTATTCCATTATGCAGTCATTAAAATTTGGAAGGGTAGCATCAATTAAAGAAAAGGGAATGGCGATTGCTAACGTTCATAAAAGACTTAAGCTTTATTATAAGGATGACGAAGGGAGTGGGCTTTCCATCGAAAGTAAAGTAAACCAAGGAACTTGTGTAACTTTTGAAATCCCTTATTAA